From the genome of Thiobacter sp. AK1, one region includes:
- the rplX gene encoding 50S ribosomal protein L24 encodes MRKIRKGDDVIVLTGKDKGRRGIVLRVVDDERVVVEGVNRVKKHQKPNPLRGVAGGIVEKEMPIHISNVALFNPVTQKPDRVGFRVLEDGRKVRYFKSNGEVVDA; translated from the coding sequence ATGCGCAAGATCAGGAAAGGGGACGATGTCATCGTCCTCACCGGCAAAGACAAAGGGCGGCGCGGCATCGTGCTGCGCGTGGTGGATGACGAGCGCGTGGTGGTGGAGGGCGTGAACCGGGTCAAGAAGCACCAAAAGCCCAATCCCCTGCGTGGCGTGGCCGGCGGCATTGTGGAAAAGGAAATGCCCATCCACATTTCCAACGTGGCGCTGTTCAATCCGGTGACCCAGAAACCCGATCGGGTGGGCTTTCGCGTGCTGGAGGACGGACGCAAGGTCCGTTACTTCAAGTCCAACGGCGAAGTGGTCGACGCATAA
- the rplC gene encoding 50S ribosomal protein L3 — MSLGLVGRKIGMTRLFTDDGRAIPVTVVDVSNNRVTQIKTPQTDGYAAVQVTYGKRRPTRVTKPMAGHFAKAGVEAGHVVREFRVSENEVSAFTLGKVIGADLFQPGQLVDVTGITKGKGFAGTIKRHNFGSQRASHGNSRSHNVPGSIGMAQDPGRVFPGKRMSGHMGAVQRTVQKLEIVRVDTEKQVLLIKGAVPGSKGTDVIVRPSVKAGAVKAGA; from the coding sequence ATGAGCCTCGGACTTGTCGGTCGCAAGATTGGCATGACCCGCCTGTTCACCGATGATGGCCGCGCCATTCCGGTGACGGTGGTGGATGTGTCCAACAACCGTGTGACCCAGATCAAGACGCCCCAGACGGACGGTTACGCCGCGGTGCAAGTCACCTATGGCAAGCGTCGTCCCACGCGCGTGACCAAGCCCATGGCGGGTCATTTCGCCAAGGCCGGCGTCGAAGCGGGCCATGTGGTGCGTGAATTCCGCGTCAGCGAAAACGAGGTGTCGGCGTTCACCCTCGGCAAAGTGATTGGCGCCGACCTGTTTCAGCCCGGCCAGCTGGTCGATGTTACCGGCATCACCAAGGGCAAGGGGTTCGCCGGCACCATCAAGCGCCACAACTTTGGCTCGCAGCGTGCGTCGCACGGTAACTCCCGTTCCCACAACGTGCCGGGTTCCATCGGCATGGCGCAGGATCCCGGCCGGGTGTTTCCGGGCAAGCGCATGTCCGGCCACATGGGCGCGGTGCAGCGTACGGTGCAGAAGCTGGAAATCGTGCGCGTGGACACGGAAAAACAGGTGCTGCTGATCAAGGGGGCGGTGCCCGGCTCGAAGGGTACCGATGTGATCGTGCGTCCCAGCGTCAAGGCGGGTGCTGTCAAGGCGGGTGCGTGA
- the rpsL gene encoding 30S ribosomal protein S12, translating into MPTINQLVRKGRKAPVSKSKVPALQGCPAKRGVCTRVYTTTPKKPNSALRKVAKVRLTNGFEVISYIGGEGHNLQEHSVVLIRGGRVKDLPGVRYHIVRGSLDTAGVKDRKQGRSKYGAKRPKAA; encoded by the coding sequence ATGCCAACGATCAACCAACTGGTGCGCAAGGGACGCAAGGCGCCCGTGTCCAAGAGCAAGGTGCCTGCGCTGCAGGGTTGCCCGGCCAAGCGCGGGGTGTGTACGCGCGTGTACACCACCACCCCGAAGAAGCCGAACTCGGCGCTGCGCAAGGTCGCCAAGGTGCGTCTGACCAATGGCTTCGAGGTCATCAGCTACATCGGCGGCGAGGGCCACAACCTGCAAGAGCACTCGGTGGTGTTGATCCGCGGCGGCCGCGTCAAGGACCTACCGGGCGTGCGCTACCACATCGTCCGCGGCAGCCTGGATACCGCTGGCGTCAAGGATCGCAAGCAGGGTCGTTCCAAGTACGGCGCCAAGCGCCCTAAGGCGGCCTGA
- the rpsJ gene encoding 30S ribosomal protein S10, with translation MQSQKIRIRLKAFDYRLIDQSALEIVETAKRTGAVVKGPVPLPTRIERFDILRSPHVNKTSRDQFEIRTHLRLMDIIDPTDKTVDALMKLDLPAGVDVEIKL, from the coding sequence ATGCAAAGCCAAAAAATCCGCATTCGGCTCAAGGCGTTCGACTACCGTCTCATCGACCAGTCGGCGCTGGAGATCGTGGAAACCGCCAAGCGTACCGGCGCGGTGGTCAAGGGCCCAGTGCCGCTGCCCACGCGCATCGAGCGCTTCGACATTCTGCGTTCTCCCCACGTCAACAAGACCTCGCGCGATCAGTTCGAGATCCGCACCCATCTGCGGCTGATGGATATCATCGACCCCACGGACAAGACCGTGGATGCGCTGATGAAGCTCGACCTGCCCGCGGGCGTGGACGTCGAAATCAAACTGTAA
- the rplP gene encoding 50S ribosomal protein L16: MLQPARRKYRKEQKGRNKGVATRGNKVSFGDFGLKAVGRGRLTARQIEAARRAMTRHIKRGGRIWIRIFPDKPISQKPAEVRMGNGKGNPEYWVAEIQPGKVLYEMDGVNEELAREAFRLAAAKLPIATTFVTRQVGA, encoded by the coding sequence ATGCTGCAGCCAGCTAGAAGGAAATATCGCAAGGAGCAGAAAGGCCGCAACAAGGGTGTGGCCACGCGCGGCAACAAGGTGAGCTTCGGCGACTTTGGCCTCAAGGCCGTTGGCCGCGGCCGACTCACCGCGCGCCAGATCGAGGCTGCGCGCCGTGCCATGACCCGTCACATCAAACGGGGCGGCCGCATCTGGATCCGCATCTTCCCGGACAAACCCATTTCCCAGAAGCCTGCGGAAGTGCGCATGGGTAACGGCAAGGGCAATCCCGAGTACTGGGTGGCGGAGATCCAGCCGGGCAAAGTGCTGTATGAGATGGATGGCGTGAACGAGGAACTCGCGCGCGAGGCCTTCCGTCTAGCCGCTGCGAAACTGCCCATCGCCACCACCTTCGTCACCCGTCAGGTGGGTGCCTGA
- the rplE gene encoding 50S ribosomal protein L5, with product MARLQDFYKEQVVPRLMKEFGYKSVMEVPRIEKITLNMGVGEAVGDKKVLEHAVGDLAKIAGQKPVITKARKSIAAFKIRQGYPIGCMVTLRKARMYEFLDRLINIAIPRIRDFRGISGRSFDGRGNFNMGVKEQIIFPEIEYDKIDALRGLNITITTTAKTDKEGRALLAAFSFPFKN from the coding sequence ATGGCTCGCTTGCAAGATTTCTACAAGGAACAGGTCGTGCCCCGGCTCATGAAGGAGTTCGGGTACAAGTCCGTGATGGAAGTGCCGCGCATCGAAAAAATCACCCTGAACATGGGTGTGGGCGAGGCCGTCGGCGACAAAAAGGTGCTGGAGCACGCGGTGGGTGATCTGGCAAAGATCGCCGGGCAAAAGCCGGTGATCACCAAGGCGCGCAAATCAATCGCCGCCTTCAAGATTCGCCAGGGCTACCCGATCGGTTGCATGGTCACGTTACGTAAGGCGCGCATGTATGAGTTCCTGGATCGGCTGATCAACATCGCCATTCCACGCATCCGCGACTTCCGTGGTATTTCCGGGCGTTCGTTCGATGGACGCGGCAATTTCAACATGGGCGTGAAAGAGCAGATCATCTTCCCGGAAATCGAATATGACAAGATCGACGCGCTGCGTGGCCTGAACATCACTATCACCACCACCGCCAAGACCGACAAGGAAGGCCGTGCTCTGCTGGCGGCTTTCAGCTTCCCGTTCAAGAACTGA
- the rpsG gene encoding 30S ribosomal protein S7, whose protein sequence is MPRRREVPKREILPDPKFGSAEVSKFINVLMIGGKKSVAERIMYGALEQIAKKSGKDPVEVFSQALANARPMVEVKSRRVGGANYQVPVEVRPSRRMALAMRWLRDAARKRGEKSMGMRLANELMDAAEGRGGAVKKREEVHRMAEANKAFSHFRF, encoded by the coding sequence ATGCCACGTCGTAGAGAAGTTCCCAAACGCGAGATCCTTCCCGATCCCAAGTTCGGCAGCGCGGAAGTGTCAAAATTCATCAACGTGCTGATGATCGGCGGCAAGAAATCGGTTGCCGAACGCATCATGTACGGCGCGTTGGAGCAGATCGCCAAAAAGAGCGGCAAAGACCCGGTGGAGGTGTTTTCCCAAGCGCTGGCCAATGCGCGCCCCATGGTGGAGGTGAAGAGCCGGCGTGTTGGCGGTGCCAACTACCAGGTGCCGGTGGAGGTGCGTCCCTCCCGCCGCATGGCGCTGGCGATGCGCTGGCTACGTGATGCGGCGCGCAAGCGTGGCGAGAAGTCCATGGGCATGCGCCTGGCCAACGAGCTGATGGACGCGGCGGAGGGGCGTGGTGGCGCCGTCAAGAAACGCGAGGAAGTGCATCGCATGGCGGAGGCCAACAAGGCATTCTCTCATTTCCGCTTCTAA
- the fusA gene encoding elongation factor G, whose product MARKTPIERYRNIGISAHIDAGKTTTTERILFYTGVSHKIGEVHDGAAIMDWMEQERERGITITSAATTCFWKGMDGSFPEHRINIIDTPGHVDFTIEVERSMRVLDGACMVYCAVGGVQPQSETVWRQANKYKVPRLAFVNKMDRTGANFFRVEEQMRSRLKANPVPIQVPIGAEENFKGVVDLIRMKAIIWDEAAQGTRFELTDIPADLMETCKKWREKMVESAAEASEELMNKYLEEGDLSEAEIKQGLRARTIASEIVPMLCGSAFKNKGVQAMLDAVIEFLPSPVDIPAVKGETENGQPAERKASDDEPFSALAFKIMSDPYVGQLTFFRVYSGVVTSGDTIYNPVKGRKERIGRLLQMHANQRDEIKEVRAGDIAAAVGLKEASTGDTLCDPANPIILERMEFPEPVIHVAVEPKTKADQEKMGIALSRLAQEDPSFRVRTDEESGQTIISGMGELHLEIIVDRMKREFGVEANVGAPQVAYRETIRKSVEVEGKYIKQSGGKGQYGHVVLVLEPQPEGGGYQFVDEIKGGVIPREFIPSVDKGIQDAMKSGVLAGFPVVDVKVRLIFGSYHEVDSSQIAFEMAASMAFKDGMRKANPVLLEPMMAVEVETPEEYMGDVMGDLNRRRGIIQGMEDIPTGKVIKAEVPLAEMFGYSTDLRSMSQGRATYSMEFKHYAEAPKHVADAVINKK is encoded by the coding sequence GTGGCACGTAAAACACCCATCGAGCGATACCGCAACATCGGTATCTCGGCGCACATCGACGCCGGCAAGACCACGACCACCGAGCGCATCCTGTTCTATACCGGGGTGTCCCACAAGATCGGCGAGGTGCACGACGGCGCCGCCATCATGGACTGGATGGAACAGGAGCGTGAGCGTGGCATCACCATCACATCCGCCGCGACCACCTGCTTCTGGAAGGGCATGGATGGCAGCTTCCCGGAGCATCGCATCAACATCATCGACACGCCCGGCCATGTGGACTTCACCATCGAGGTGGAGCGTTCCATGCGTGTGCTGGACGGCGCGTGCATGGTCTATTGCGCGGTGGGTGGTGTGCAGCCCCAGTCGGAAACCGTGTGGCGCCAGGCCAACAAGTACAAGGTGCCGCGGCTGGCCTTCGTCAACAAGATGGACCGCACCGGCGCCAATTTCTTCCGCGTGGAAGAGCAGATGCGTAGCCGGCTCAAGGCCAATCCGGTGCCCATCCAAGTGCCCATCGGCGCCGAGGAGAACTTCAAGGGCGTGGTGGACCTGATCCGCATGAAGGCCATCATCTGGGACGAGGCCGCCCAGGGCACGCGCTTCGAGCTGACTGACATCCCAGCAGATCTCATGGAGACCTGCAAGAAATGGCGGGAGAAGATGGTGGAGTCGGCCGCGGAAGCCTCCGAAGAGCTGATGAACAAATATTTGGAAGAGGGCGATCTGTCCGAGGCGGAAATCAAGCAGGGCTTGCGTGCCCGCACCATTGCCTCCGAGATCGTGCCCATGTTGTGCGGATCTGCCTTCAAGAACAAGGGCGTGCAGGCCATGCTGGATGCGGTGATCGAGTTTTTGCCCTCGCCGGTGGACATTCCTGCGGTCAAGGGTGAAACCGAGAACGGGCAGCCCGCGGAACGCAAGGCCTCCGATGATGAGCCCTTCTCGGCGCTGGCATTCAAGATCATGAGCGACCCTTATGTGGGTCAGCTCACCTTCTTCCGCGTCTATTCTGGAGTGGTCACCTCCGGCGACACCATCTACAACCCGGTCAAGGGGCGCAAGGAGCGTATCGGCCGTCTGTTGCAGATGCACGCCAACCAGCGGGACGAAATCAAGGAAGTGCGCGCCGGTGACATCGCCGCTGCGGTGGGTCTCAAGGAAGCCAGCACGGGTGACACCCTGTGCGATCCGGCCAATCCCATCATCCTGGAACGCATGGAATTCCCGGAGCCGGTCATCCACGTAGCGGTAGAACCCAAGACCAAGGCCGATCAGGAGAAGATGGGCATCGCCCTGAGCCGTCTGGCCCAGGAGGACCCCTCCTTCCGAGTGCGCACCGATGAAGAATCCGGCCAGACCATCATCTCCGGGATGGGTGAGCTGCACCTGGAGATCATCGTCGATCGCATGAAGCGGGAGTTTGGCGTCGAGGCTAACGTGGGCGCGCCGCAGGTTGCTTACCGCGAAACCATCCGCAAGTCGGTGGAAGTGGAAGGCAAGTACATCAAGCAGTCTGGTGGCAAGGGCCAGTATGGCCACGTGGTGCTGGTGTTGGAACCCCAGCCCGAAGGCGGTGGCTACCAGTTCGTGGATGAGATCAAGGGTGGGGTGATTCCCAGGGAATTCATTCCCTCCGTGGACAAGGGCATCCAGGATGCCATGAAGAGCGGCGTGCTCGCCGGCTTCCCGGTGGTGGACGTCAAAGTTCGGCTGATCTTCGGTTCCTACCACGAGGTGGACTCCAGCCAGATCGCTTTCGAGATGGCCGCGTCCATGGCCTTCAAGGATGGCATGCGCAAGGCCAACCCGGTGCTGCTCGAACCCATGATGGCGGTGGAAGTGGAGACGCCGGAGGAATACATGGGCGACGTGATGGGCGATCTCAACCGCCGCCGCGGCATCATCCAGGGCATGGAAGACATTCCCACTGGCAAGGTGATCAAGGCGGAAGTGCCCTTGGCGGAGATGTTCGGCTACTCCACGGACCTGCGTTCCATGTCCCAAGGGCGGGCGACCTACTCCATGGAATTCAAGCACTACGCCGAAGCGCCGAAGCACGTGGCCGACGCAGTGATCAACAAAAAATAG
- the rpsS gene encoding 30S ribosomal protein S19, translating into MARSIKKGPFADAHLLKKVEAANATRDKKPIKTWSRRSTILPDFVGLTIAVHNGRQHVPVFITENMVGHKLGEFALTRTFKGHAADKKAGKK; encoded by the coding sequence ATGGCTCGTTCCATCAAGAAAGGTCCATTCGCCGACGCCCACCTGCTGAAGAAGGTGGAAGCGGCCAATGCTACCCGCGACAAGAAGCCGATCAAGACCTGGTCGCGCCGCTCCACCATACTGCCCGATTTCGTCGGGCTGACCATCGCGGTGCACAACGGTCGCCAACACGTGCCCGTCTTCATCACGGAAAATATGGTGGGGCACAAGCTTGGCGAGTTCGCGCTGACCCGGACCTTCAAGGGCCACGCCGCGGACAAGAAAGCCGGCAAGAAGTGA
- the rpsN gene encoding 30S ribosomal protein S14, with the protein MAKLALKNREQKRRKLVAKYAAKRAQLLAIVNNGKASDEERYEARMKLQQLPRNASPVRLRNRCALTGRPRGYFRKFGLSRNKVREFAMAGEIPGVVKASW; encoded by the coding sequence ATGGCCAAGTTAGCACTCAAGAACCGCGAACAGAAGCGCCGCAAGCTGGTGGCTAAATACGCCGCCAAGCGCGCTCAGCTGCTCGCCATCGTCAACAATGGCAAAGCCTCCGACGAAGAGCGCTATGAGGCGCGCATGAAGTTGCAGCAGTTGCCGCGCAATGCCAGTCCGGTGCGCCTGCGCAATCGCTGCGCGCTGACCGGTCGTCCGCGTGGCTATTTCCGCAAGTTCGGTCTGTCCCGTAACAAGGTGCGCGAGTTTGCCATGGCCGGTGAGATCCCGGGTGTGGTCAAGGCCAGCTGGTGA
- the rplW gene encoding 50S ribosomal protein L23 has product MNPDRLMQVILAPVISEKGTFVGDLNNQVPFRVAADATKPEIKAAAELLFNAKVDSVQVVNVKGKSKRFGRTMGRRRNWKKAYVCFAPGQEINFVGPQA; this is encoded by the coding sequence ATGAATCCCGATCGTCTGATGCAAGTGATCCTGGCCCCGGTGATTTCCGAGAAAGGCACCTTCGTGGGTGATCTCAACAACCAGGTGCCATTCCGCGTCGCTGCGGACGCCACCAAACCCGAGATCAAGGCAGCGGCCGAGCTCCTGTTCAATGCCAAGGTGGACTCGGTGCAAGTGGTGAACGTGAAGGGCAAGAGCAAGCGGTTCGGTCGCACCATGGGACGTCGCCGCAATTGGAAGAAGGCCTACGTCTGCTTCGCGCCGGGCCAGGAAATCAATTTCGTCGGTCCCCAGGCGTGA
- the rpmC gene encoding 50S ribosomal protein L29, with product MKASELRSKSVDELKAELSSLLKAQFSLRMQIATQQSTKTDQLQKLRRDIARVRTLLTEKARQA from the coding sequence ATGAAAGCAAGCGAATTGAGAAGCAAATCCGTGGACGAGCTCAAGGCCGAGCTGTCTTCCCTGCTCAAGGCCCAGTTTAGCCTGCGCATGCAGATCGCGACCCAGCAGTCCACCAAGACCGACCAGTTGCAGAAGCTGCGCCGCGACATCGCCCGCGTGCGCACGCTACTCACGGAAAAAGCGAGGCAAGCATGA
- the rplD gene encoding 50S ribosomal protein L4, translated as MELKLINEQGAQVASVQASDATFGREYNEALVHQVVTSYLANARTGTRAQKDRSQVSHSTRKPWRQKGTGRARAGMSSSPLWRGGGKVFPSTPDENFSHKINRKMYRASMRAILSELARQGRLAVVEDLKVEAPKTKLLAQKLKGMGFDKVMVVTDTMDENLYLSSRNLADVLVVEAQYADPYNLVRYPNVLLTKSAVKKFEELLA; from the coding sequence ATGGAACTGAAACTGATCAACGAACAAGGCGCCCAGGTCGCTAGCGTGCAGGCTTCCGACGCCACCTTCGGTCGCGAATACAACGAGGCCTTGGTGCACCAGGTGGTGACGTCCTATCTCGCCAATGCGCGCACGGGCACGCGGGCTCAGAAGGATCGCTCTCAGGTGTCCCATAGCACGCGCAAACCATGGCGGCAGAAGGGCACCGGTCGTGCGCGCGCGGGCATGTCCTCGAGCCCGCTCTGGCGCGGGGGTGGCAAGGTCTTCCCCAGCACGCCGGACGAGAATTTCTCCCACAAGATCAATCGCAAGATGTACCGCGCCAGCATGCGCGCCATCTTGTCGGAACTGGCGCGTCAGGGGCGCCTGGCCGTGGTGGAAGACCTCAAGGTGGAAGCGCCCAAGACCAAGCTTCTGGCGCAGAAACTCAAAGGCATGGGCTTCGACAAGGTGATGGTGGTCACCGACACCATGGACGAAAACCTCTATCTCTCCTCGCGCAACCTGGCCGATGTCCTGGTGGTCGAGGCGCAATACGCAGACCCGTACAACCTGGTGCGTTACCCGAACGTGCTCCTCACCAAGAGCGCGGTCAAGAAATTCGAGGAGCTCTTGGCATGA
- the tuf gene encoding elongation factor Tu produces the protein MAKEKFERKKPHVNVGTIGHVDHGKTTLTAAITTILAKKFGGEAKKYDEIDSAPEEKARGITINTAHVEYETAKRHYAHVDCPGHADYVKNMITGAAQMDGAILVVSAADGPMPQTREHILLARQVGVPYIVVYLNKADMVDDPELLELVEMEVRELLSKYDFPGDDTPIIVGSALKALEGDQSEIGEPSILKLADALDNYIPDPVRAIDQPFLMPIEDVFSISGRGTVVTGRVERGVVKVGDEVEIVGLRPTQKTTVTGVEMFRKLLDQGQAGDNVGVLLRGTKREEVERGQVLAKPGTITPHTKFTAEIYVLSKEEGGRHTPFFNGYRPQFYFRTTDVTGAVELPAGVEMVMPGDNVQITVSLIQPIAMEEGLRFAIREGGRTVGAGVVSKIIE, from the coding sequence ATGGCAAAGGAAAAGTTTGAGCGTAAGAAGCCGCATGTGAATGTGGGGACGATTGGTCATGTGGACCATGGCAAGACCACTTTGACGGCGGCGATCACCACGATTTTGGCGAAGAAGTTTGGTGGTGAGGCGAAGAAGTATGATGAGATTGACTCGGCGCCGGAGGAGAAGGCGCGTGGTATTACGATCAACACGGCGCATGTGGAGTATGAGACGGCGAAGCGGCACTATGCGCATGTGGACTGTCCGGGTCATGCGGACTATGTGAAGAACATGATTACGGGTGCGGCGCAGATGGATGGTGCCATTTTGGTGGTATCGGCGGCGGATGGTCCGATGCCGCAGACGCGGGAGCATATTTTGTTGGCGCGTCAGGTGGGGGTGCCGTACATTGTGGTGTATTTGAACAAGGCGGACATGGTGGACGATCCCGAGCTTTTGGAGCTGGTTGAGATGGAAGTGCGGGAGTTGTTGTCCAAGTATGATTTTCCTGGGGACGACACGCCGATTATTGTGGGGTCGGCGCTGAAGGCGTTGGAGGGGGATCAGAGCGAGATTGGTGAGCCGTCGATTTTGAAGTTAGCGGATGCGCTGGACAATTATATTCCGGACCCGGTGCGAGCGATTGACCAGCCGTTTTTGATGCCGATTGAGGATGTGTTTTCGATTTCGGGTCGTGGCACGGTGGTGACGGGGCGTGTGGAGCGTGGTGTGGTCAAGGTGGGTGATGAGGTGGAGATTGTGGGTTTGCGTCCGACCCAGAAGACCACGGTGACGGGTGTGGAGATGTTCCGCAAGCTGTTGGACCAGGGACAAGCTGGGGATAACGTGGGTGTGCTGCTGCGTGGGACGAAGCGTGAGGAAGTGGAGCGTGGTCAGGTGTTGGCCAAGCCTGGGACGATTACGCCGCACACCAAGTTTACGGCTGAGATTTATGTGTTGTCGAAGGAAGAGGGTGGGCGTCATACGCCGTTTTTCAATGGTTATCGTCCGCAGTTTTATTTTCGGACGACGGACGTGACGGGTGCAGTGGAGTTGCCGGCGGGTGTGGAGATGGTGATGCCGGGTGACAACGTGCAGATCACGGTGAGCTTGATCCAGCCGATTGCCATGGAAGAGGGGTTGCGTTTTGCGATTCGCGAAGGCGGCCGCACCGTGGGCGCCGGCGTGGTGTCGAAGATCATTGAATAA
- the rpsQ gene encoding 30S ribosomal protein S17: protein MTDAPKNRRTLTGRVVSDKMDKTVTVLVERQVKHPMYGKVVRRSKKYHAHDENNEYHVGDVVEIQESAPIAKTKAWRVTRLIEKGREI from the coding sequence ATGACTGACGCGCCCAAAAACCGCCGCACCCTCACCGGTCGGGTGGTGAGCGACAAGATGGACAAGACGGTGACCGTGCTGGTGGAGCGCCAGGTGAAGCACCCCATGTACGGCAAGGTCGTGCGTCGCTCGAAGAAATATCACGCCCACGACGAGAACAACGAGTATCACGTTGGGGATGTGGTGGAAATCCAGGAGTCCGCGCCAATCGCCAAGACCAAGGCGTGGCGTGTGACGCGGCTCATCGAAAAAGGGCGAGAGATCTGA
- the rplV gene encoding 50S ribosomal protein L22, with protein MRVTAIMRGQRLSPQKGRLVADLVRGKPVEQALNILTFCPKKGAKLIKKALESAIANAEHNEGADIDELKVTSICVDKGPVLKRFAAAAKGRGVRITKPTCHITVTVGDK; from the coding sequence ATGAGAGTGACTGCTATTATGCGTGGCCAGCGTCTTTCCCCGCAGAAGGGGCGGCTGGTGGCCGACCTGGTGCGCGGCAAGCCGGTGGAACAAGCGCTGAACATCCTGACGTTCTGCCCCAAAAAGGGGGCCAAGCTGATCAAGAAAGCGCTCGAGTCCGCCATTGCCAACGCCGAGCACAACGAGGGCGCCGACATCGACGAGCTGAAAGTGACCAGCATTTGCGTGGACAAGGGACCGGTGCTCAAGCGCTTTGCCGCTGCGGCGAAGGGGCGGGGCGTGCGCATCACCAAGCCCACCTGCCATATCACCGTCACCGTCGGTGACAAGTAA
- the rplN gene encoding 50S ribosomal protein L14, producing the protein MIQTESMLDVADNTGARTVMCIKVLGGSKRRYANIGDIIKVSVKDAAPRGRVKKGEIYNAVVVRTAKGVRRPDGSLIKFDGNAAVLLNNKLEPIGTRIFGPVTRELRTERFMKIVSLAPEVL; encoded by the coding sequence ATGATTCAAACCGAGTCCATGCTGGACGTCGCCGACAACACGGGTGCGCGCACCGTGATGTGCATCAAGGTGTTGGGTGGCTCCAAGCGTCGTTACGCCAACATTGGCGACATCATCAAAGTCAGTGTCAAGGATGCTGCGCCCCGCGGGCGCGTCAAAAAAGGCGAGATCTACAACGCCGTGGTGGTGCGCACCGCCAAGGGTGTGCGCCGTCCCGACGGCTCGCTGATCAAGTTCGACGGCAACGCGGCTGTGCTGCTCAACAACAAGCTGGAGCCGATTGGCACGCGCATTTTCGGGCCGGTGACGCGTGAGCTCAGAACTGAGCGCTTCATGAAGATCGTCTCGCTCGCGCCGGAAGTGCTGTAA
- the rplB gene encoding 50S ribosomal protein L2 gives MPLVKVKPTSPGRRAVVKVVNPDLYKGRPFEGLVEPKPKKAGRNNNGHITTRHQGGGHKHHYRIIDFKRNKDGIPAKVERLEYDPNRSAHIALLCYRDGERRYIIAPKGVTPGMELMSGSEAPIKPGNALPLRNIPVGTTIHCVEMQPGKGAQLARSAGAAVQLLAREGSYAQIRLRSGEIRKVHVDCKATIGEVGNAEHNLRSIGKAGANRWRGIRPTVRGVAMNPIDHPHGGGEGKTAAARPPVSPWGVQTKGYRTRRNKRTSNMIVRRRYQK, from the coding sequence GTGCCACTGGTCAAAGTCAAACCCACATCCCCCGGCCGTCGTGCCGTGGTCAAGGTCGTCAATCCCGACCTCTACAAGGGCCGTCCGTTCGAGGGCTTGGTCGAGCCGAAGCCGAAGAAGGCGGGCCGCAACAACAACGGCCACATCACGACCCGGCACCAGGGCGGCGGCCACAAGCATCATTACCGAATCATCGACTTCAAGCGCAACAAAGATGGCATTCCGGCCAAGGTGGAGCGTCTGGAGTATGACCCCAACCGCAGCGCCCACATCGCCCTTTTGTGTTACCGCGATGGCGAGCGCCGCTACATCATCGCCCCCAAGGGCGTGACGCCCGGCATGGAGCTCATGAGTGGCTCGGAAGCGCCGATCAAGCCGGGCAACGCGCTGCCGCTGCGCAACATTCCCGTTGGTACCACCATTCACTGCGTGGAAATGCAGCCGGGCAAAGGCGCCCAGCTCGCGCGCTCTGCGGGTGCGGCGGTCCAGCTTTTGGCGCGGGAAGGCAGCTATGCCCAGATCCGCCTGCGTTCCGGGGAGATTCGGAAGGTGCACGTGGATTGCAAGGCGACCATCGGTGAAGTGGGCAATGCCGAGCACAACCTGCGTTCCATCGGCAAGGCCGGTGCCAACCGCTGGCGTGGCATTCGTCCCACGGTGCGTGGCGTGGCGATGAACCCGATCGACCACCCGCACGGTGGTGGTGAGGGCAAGACGGCCGCCGCGCGGCCGCCGGTCAGCCCCTGGGGTGTGCAGACCAAGGGCTATCGCACGCGGCGCAACAAGCGCACCAGCAACATGATCGTGCGTCGTCGTTACCAGAAATAA